In the genome of Impatiens glandulifera chromosome 6, dImpGla2.1, whole genome shotgun sequence, the window TAACTTGGGTTAGttagttatttgagattaagtCCAAATAGCCTCCAAAATCATcatccaaaataatatttttttcactgtATATTTATActcctaatatatttttacttcaaataacctaattttcaataatactAGGTCAAACAAAGGCCTTAAGGGGATGCTTATATTGCTTCCTGAACTCGCCTCAAAAGACCGTTTTCTGCTTTATGAACTTTAAAAAACGACGCAAATTACTTCTTTCTGTTGTTTCTTTGTTAACtctgttaatttattaaattgtctCTGCTAAACTGCATAGTGGATTTAATCAATACGTGTGCTTATTTCCTTAACATGATACACTCCTTAAATTTTGGCAGTTAGAGAAGCTGAAGAATGCGGAATTTGGGCGATGCCCAAGAGTATTTTGCTGTGGACAGCCATGCCTCCCAGTTGGTCAATCTGACATACCTCGAGCAGGCACTGTAAAGCTGTATTGTCCCAAATGTGAGGACATTTTTAGCCCCCGATCCAAGTTCCAAAGTAGTATCCTTGAAAGATCAGTttatgatatattataaatagctAGATATATTCTTGTCATTCATTTATCCAAAGTTTGTTCCTTTAACTTATATTATAAGACATCGATGGTGCTTATTTTGGTACAACTTTTTCTAACCTGTTCCTAATGAGTTACGGGCATCTCAAGCCACAGAAACCGTCGCAAAAATATGTACCAAGAGTTTTTGGCTTCAAGCTCCACAAGCCATGATGTGAAACAGGATTTTCCCGAGGTTTTGATTTTGGTATATGTTCATAATTTGTAGTGTGTGTTCAAAtcaatttttcttatttgaGTATTGTGTTTTTGAAATGCAGATATATTTCAAACTTTACCAGGATATGCgagtaagatatttaaattggAGAAAAATATGTCGCAATGGAGCTTGGTTTAGTTATGTGCAAGGTTATTCAAAGTTCCAACCTTTTGAATTCTACAATTTATCGGTGTTCTTTttgtactattttttttaaagaaatttaacATTGGGTTATGTTTGGCATTTTGTTTAAAGCCATTCTGGACTTGTGCACAACAGAATGTGTATTCATTTATGTAATcctgaattatttttattattttttatgcttATTAGCATAATATTGAATTTGAGCTTCAATAGTCATTCTATATTTCAATTATGatgttttatcaaatataaaaagaagCATTATTGATATTTGTACTTTGCAAGCTTATCTTGATtctagtttatatttttatcattgagTTTATTCTTAAGTAATATTTTACAATACAATATATAGAAGAGAGGTTGAttgagattttgaaaaagtaatatttatttattttggaaggGCCAAGCAACCTAACTCTGCTATATATAGTGTTGAATATGTCAacctaaataatcaaatttatctaCAATTatagtttgttggatttgatatatataaattatccatAGTTTGGATTCAATTTGTTGGATTTAAAATCTATCAATATTCAATTTTGTTGGATttagaatataataattgaaCCCTCGAGGTTACTGAATAATAACTATTAAGATCGTGAGTCAACTCGTTCGAGTTTGCGAGTAAACTTGTCGAAAATAAGTCAATAGTTTGTGAGTCGACTCGTCGAAAATAAGTAAAGAGTCAAAGAAACTCGTTTAGaaacaaaatcataattaagtCACGATTTAACTTGTTAGAGTCAATAGAAAAGATAAAATCAGTGTTATTATGATTTTACTTTATAGGTTATTCCTAAATCTTTTGTCTGTAAATATGTGAACAGAGTTGTCTTTAAATCTGTGAACAGGAGTAAAAGATTTGTGAAGAGTAAAGTTTTTGAGTAAAATCTcacttttacaaatttaattacaaatgGCCTCAACATTATAGcccatttatatcattttattattaaaacacaTACTTGTGATAGTTGTATAAATAAACCTCAATATAgattactttaaattttaattctattcCTTCTTGTAATTTTtgatttgaatgttttttttaatagttttatcGGATTTGAATGATAAAGTTCAAATTTTGTCCCGAATACTAATAAATACctataatattatcaatatatttatttattattcataatttgtaagaattttagttttattttataataatataaattgttaatatattttataaatataattttttcaaaatcaaactgaaaaaaattggtaataaaaaaaaatcataaggCTCATCCCAGCCTTATGattatttactatatttgtttaattaaaataatgatcaaattaacaaataaataggAGCTCAATTTGTGAAGCCTGAAAGGTTGGAACAACACCTGCCCTTAATGGCAAAACCCTattcaacaaaaattaataaagatttcattttttataagcTGTTAAAGAGTATTTTAAGATACAAAGTTTAACAAAGAAAACTGTTTAGCTTGAACATAAGTATATAGAATATGCAACAAAGCTGGATAATCTAAGATCaaaataagattaaattatCTCTCAAATAGAATTATCCTAATAAAACATATGTCAAAgcttcaaatatttcaaaattgtcTTCCTGAAGAAACACaaatagaaaagaaagaaaggttCAAACACAACAATGTAGAATAGATAGATGAAATTAACAAGACCAAACAAAATTCAGAGAATTTAGTTCTCTGTTTGTTCCCTAAGCCTCCTGATTGTGCTTCGAACAGTTACAGCACTAGCAGTGTTCAATGTATACGCACCACCGGCCTTCACTTTGCCACAATCCTTGCATCCCCAAATACCAACCGCCTTTCTCTTCACTGCAAACTGGTATAAGAAATTGATCAAATGGATTATTAGCATCCaagaattcattaattaaacaaaactgTGCAAATTATTCAATGAAAAGAATATACCTTTCCGCAGAACTCGCAAAAGTATTTGCTGTGCTGACTGACCTCCATCTTCTTGATCTGCTTACGCAGACTGGCACCATAACGGGTACCTGAAAGTCATATTATTAGTGTCTGCATCCAATCAACCATGAAACATAATGTTCAAGTCAAAATATGCATTGAAAATTTACTAGGAAATGAAAAGCAAACATAGATATGACCTAATTCATCAGGAAACTAGTAAGCAACAGTTTAGTCATGATATAACATAACATAGTGAAACTAAAGTTCTTGCCAATTTGCATTGAAATTTTTCTTGGCAATGAAAAATTTAAACATAGATATAACCTAATTTATCATTAAACTAGTAAGCAACAGTTTAGTCATGATATAACAAACCATATTGAAACTAAAGTTCTAGccaatttttcattaaaatgtgGCTATACAATGGAAAAATCAAACATAGATATGACCTAATCCATCATCAAACCAGTAATTCACATTTTAGTCATGATATAACAATACCATATTGACATATTGAAAATAAAGTTGCAATGAAATTTTGCTAGAAAATGGAAAAATTAGACATAGATATGACCCAATTCATCAATAATCTAGTATAACATACCATATTTAAACTAAAGTTCTAGCCAATTTACATTGAAAATTTGCTAGACAATGGAAAAATCAAACATGGATATGACCCAATTCATTAATAGACTAGTAAGTAACAGTTTAGTCATGATATAACATACCATATTTCCCAACGATACCAGCCTTCTTGGTTCTCTTTGTCTGCACAAAAAacaaacccaaacccaatcaATAAAAACACATAATTCACCTCCAAATAATTCGAATCACACAATAACATAACTTTACATTTCATTAAACTCATACATATCTTCGCAGACTATATAAAAAACTGTCTACATATGAACAAGTCCTGTTTCGATTAATAGATTCATCTAGTAAAGAACTTAATATCACTAATAGTCTTGCCAATACCTCATGGCACTTAAGATCTGAAAGAAATAGACCAAAAACTCAAAGAAGgagtttttaatgaaataagaaCTAGGTCATCGGAGAAACGATGATCTACGAGAACTAAGAATCGACAATGAAGAACAGTAAAAATggagaaagaaaagagagattACCATTTTCTCTGGTTCGTTGAAAGCAAAAACTGAGATCGGCAAGGAGGAACAAATGAAACCCTAGATAGTTGATCCCATTTATAATCCTATGAACTTTTGTTCAGTTGGGCCGAAATTATGTTTATCataaatctttaatatttaatatgggCTTGGcccaatattttaacttttggTCTTGggtcaataatttaatttttgcaCAATATAAATCTATTACGAGGacatagttttattttattttataaaaacaaaaaaattatgattgcatgaggatttctttctttataggtaaatgtttctctttttttttaccGCTGtaattgtttctttttttttcatcaatgatgagcacaaaaaaaaatgacagtatttgtattaatgataaaatatgtgaaaaaatcaattaagaaataaacaagcttaacaactattatcaaataaaatgataaaatatgtgaaaaattcAATTAAGAAATAAACAAGCTTAACAActattatcatataaaatgaagtataacataaaaaataaaataataacaaaaaaaaaagtgaattcaATTATAATCTAGTCTTCACTTTCTCCTTTTTAGTCTTCCTCCGACTCTAAATATTTCTTTAAGGCTTGTTTCCGggttcatatttttttctaaaaagaaTGCTGAACTTCTTacattctaaaaataaatacaaaaaatgtATCAACCCATGTTCTTTTTTATCATGCACCAATAGCTACCACTAAATACGAGTTCAGTTATCATGAACAAAGTTTTTTTGGTGTATCACTTGACTCGAAAGTAACCCTAAGATATTCAATGATCACTGTCGAGTGTTGAAAGATACATTTACTCTACAACTCTATTATTATGACGATTGAAAATGTCGGAAACCGGTGGAGACCGTCAGTgaactcaatatttttttttaaaaaattttcgAACTTGTTAACATtagtttttatgtttgtttggtaaacatttttatttatgttttcactattatttctcaaaaattaatcatattatgtTTAGTGACACTTTGGATACTAgtagtgtttttatttttatcttataaaattaaactattcTTATTTTCATCGTATTATATGGACTTTAAAGAAAATGTTACCACTTTATTATTAGATTGGATTAGTGGTATAATTTGGTTCGGTCGATATTTTTCACCGAAAAGATCATCCCAATTGCTTGTATCAGTTTTTTAAATCTTCGTTCGTCGGTTGTCGGTTAACCGTCGGTTCGATTTAGTTAGTTATAAAATCGATTCAATCGATTTAGTTAGTTATAAAATCGATTTAATCGTTTTATCAATTTAtatgttgaaaaaataacaaatatatagaAAGACATTTATTAATATCAAACATGTACAATTGGTCGGTTAAACCCGAACTGAACTAGTCAGGGTCTgtacaaaaatttataaactgGTCAGGTCGGTTCATAATTATTTTGGTCAATTTTTCTTCGATTCGGTTTGATTCTTTCACTTTTTGTATTGACCCGAGATTGGATGAAAAGTGTTGTGTTAAATTATCcggataaaaaaataaaataaaatgggatGAGTTGATGCAAGCATCAAATATTGTGAATTCAACCACAACCCATTGTTGCTTAacagatataaatatattagtttgcTTGACATAATTGAACAATTTTGTGAATTCCAATTTCAagtaatgtttattttttttttaaagattcaCATTTATGATATTGCCAATGAAATTTGGTTATTCCTTTCTTATCACAATGTGTAAATGTATATTTCTGAAAACAAATGCTGAATGCATGAAATGgccacaaaaattattttttacacatttctgtacattacattaatttattatccACCAGTTATGCAATGAAATAAATCAATGACAAATCAAAAGTCCTTTCCTAGTCATTGATGAAATATTTGCAAACACTAAAATAGTATATTTTTCCATCAGAAATCCATTGTAAGAAGGTGTTTGTACAAAAGTGGATTgcacatcatatatatattaatagcaGTTCAGAAAATTGAATGTGACAAACTATGTTCAATTTTCTAAACCACAAATCTCACAGAAATGATGTTTTCAAATATGTTTCTCAAGAACTAGGCAAAAAATGCACAATTTGCCAAATATAATCAAAACCCACAATcatatatatgaaaaagttaAGCTTAAAGTATTTTGTCAAAATGATAGAAAAGTTCAATAAACTGTTAACATAATTAGAAGGGCTAATAAATAAACCTGGAAGAATTAGACAGGAACACATACCTGTGAGGAATTAATCATTTGTGGCACAAACGAAAACTTCATGAGCATCAATCAAACTGGATTCCTTCTCTTGGTCAATGATTTCCACAAACATATTACATGTTTTCTCATGTTGAATCATCTCCTGCAAGATCTTGTCTTCCACAACTGTACCCATCAAAACCTTCTCGCTAATATCAGCATTATTATCATTTGCTGAAGAAAACACTAATTTCGATAATCGATCTTTCTGAATTTGACGACTATACTTAGTGTTCTCAGCTTCACCAGCAACCAGATGATAAGTGTAGACGAGTTTCTTCTGTCCAATTCTATATGCCCGGCTGATGGCCTGTCTTTCAACAGAAGGATTCCAAACAACATCCAACAATACAACTCTTGAAGCACCCACCAAACTAATACCCTCAGAACAAGCCTTGGTTGAGGCTAGCATTACTTTAACCGTGCTATCTGGATTGTTGAATGAAGTTATGGATAATTGACGAAGTTTTGTGTCTTTTGCTCCATCCATGTACAACATATCATTGCCTTCAGACCAACCAAAAAGGGAATTTAGTTGGTCTTTAATGAGTGTTAGAGGGGTGATGAATTGGCTGAAGATGAGGACTTTCTCATTTAAGCTCTGGCTGAGTCGGATGAGGTCAATTACGAATGTTGTCTTAACACCGAATTCAGGATTTAACTTAATAGCTTCTAGCTGTGGCATGTAAATTGAAAGCTCTTCTTTTCCCGATAATTGAGAGTGGATCAGCAATGATGGGTGAACTGCTGTTAATGAGGAGCAATGTTCACGTTCTAGGACGCCAAGCTTCATTTTGGAGACGAAATTAAGAATCTCTGTTTGTAAATCCGTTGGCTTTAAGACAACTAATAAGTCTCTTAGACCTGGAAGGCTTTCCTTAAGTATGTCACCTTTGTAAACATGTGCCATCCGGTAAATTATATCCTTTAACTCTTTGATCCTATCATCATCAT includes:
- the LOC124942145 gene encoding 60S ribosomal protein L37a-1; its protein translation is MTKRTKKAGIVGKYGTRYGASLRKQIKKMEVSQHSKYFCEFCGKFAVKRKAVGIWGCKDCGKVKAGGAYTLNTASAVTVRSTIRRLREQTEN